The DNA window CGCTTACATTCCGTGTTCCATCCCTGTCGGTACATCCGTGAGGCTGGAGCTGACGTTTCCTTATTCCTCGACCGAGGCAAAGCTTGATGCGATTATCCGCACCTGCGAAGGCTTTCGTTATGGGCTGGAATTTACGCGGGTCAGCGACGACATGCAGGAGATGATCGTAAAAAACTGCAACGGCACAGAGCTGCTTCAATAGCGCTTGTGTAGAATGCGAGGTGGAGATCCCTTCGCATGCTCAAGCGCTTTGCGGTTACCCTGCTTTTCCTGCTCGCCTCATCCATCGGCTTTGCGCAATCGCCTTCGACAAATGCAGCGCGGCCAAAAATCCGCACAGTAACGGCATTTGTCAGGCTGAATCGCGCCACGTATCAAGCGCAAGTG is part of the Terriglobia bacterium genome and encodes:
- a CDS encoding PilZ domain-containing protein, with translation MSQLDPGPAARRWSRHKIDVRLKISFPNAGKNDFAFGRANSLSRGGIGAYIPCSIPVGTSVRLELTFPYSSTEAKLDAIIRTCEGFRYGLEFTRVSDDMQEMIVKNCNGTELLQ